The DNA segment GACAGATATTCCCAGTGTGGCCATTCACATTGTGACACTGCTCATCTGCCTCTGTGGGCTGGCTGGGAAcggggctgtgctctgcctccTCGAACTGAAAATTTGTAATGATGGCATCTTCACCCTGGCTGTCATTgacttcctcttccttctcctcacaATCCCCTTCGCCCTGCTCTCCCTGGTGGAGGACATATCCTGCTTTCCTGTTGTGCCCCTACTGTacctaaattttcttttcaagctgTCAGTGCTGTCCTACTACTGGGGGCTGTACTGGCTGATGCCCAACACCCCTGTGGTGTATATGGAAAAGATCTTCCCACTCTGCTGCCGCTGTGAACTTCCTCAGCGCCTGTTTTGGGTGCTGGGCAGTGTCCAATATTGGGCCTTCtttgctctcttcactgtccttCCCACGGTgacatccctgtgtccatcagagGAACAAGGGCACTGCCGGGCAGCTCTTATCTCCATGTACACCATCATCCTGCTCCTCTTCGTTGCGCCCATGGTCATTTCCAGCATAATTGATTTCATTAAGGCCAAGCcgggctcccagcagcagcaacccAAGAGGCGCGACATTGTTACTGTCCTCATTGTGCTCCTCACTCTCCTCCTCATCATCTGCgatttcctgcagcagctcggTTACCTCGATGTGCCCTCcctggtttttttcctgttcccctGCATCAACAGCAGCTTCAAACCCTTCACCTACTTCTTggcagggaggtgctggaggcccTGCTCTGTGCGGTCCCTCCGGCCTTCCCTTCAGAGGGTCTTTGaggagcaaaaagaaaaaagtggcaACACAGATGATCCTGCCATGGACACAATGATCTGAGTCTGTTGGTAGCTCGCCCTGTACTGCTGAGAGACCTTGGGACTGCTGAGAGACCCTGGGACTGTGGCTGAGGGATTCCTTAAGTCACCTGAATAATAAATATCTAGAGTGACACTCTCCCTGTGCTGGTGCATCCTCACCCCCTTTCCAGCTCGCACTGGGCTCTGATCCGTGCTTGGGAGGCCTCAGCCTtgaggagcagcccctgggctcagctcctctggcgCTGATCACAAAaaccctctgctcccaggaactgCTGCTGTCCAACGACCTCCTGGGCTTTTATCAGCAGCCTTGGgaattcttttccttccctgaatGCCACAACATCCCTGCTCTCACACTTTCACAGCAAGCTGCCGGCCCCCAGTGTGGCCAGGGTGAAAcattgctgtggctgcagcccatCCCTTGGGGCCCCGTAAGCAGCAGCCCAAAAGGAGAcccttggagctctcctgggccCAGCAGCGCTGAGCAGAAGCTCCCTGGCCCTGGGGCCTCTCCGAGCTGGGATCTCTCCCGTCTGCTGCCCTCGGGTGATCCCCGAacgccggcggctcctgggcCGATCCCCCAGGGCTCGAGGCCCAAGCCTTGGCACGGTGAGGAGATGCCAACGGATCTGCAGGGAGCATTTGCTTCATATCCACTGTAGACCTGTTAATCTGTTTCTGCACTGGCTCTATCCATGTTTAGCATCCTGTGTTCTCCTGAggagcagagaggggctgggctttcctcctccctcctgggTCCTAGAACAATATGGCTAGGATGAGGAGAGACACTGCCGAGTGTCCTTGGTGGAGCGGGGCAGGAGCACGGCTGTTGGGTGGAAAAGGGGGCCCTGGGGACAGTCTTGGGTGTTGGAGGCAGTTTTGAAGGGCTCAGGAGAGGGTCAGAAGGGGTTGGAGAGGGTCTGGTAgcagaaaccccaaatctccccacTGGAGGACAGCAGAGCCTGATAGATCACGCTTGGAGTGGAGGAGTGGCTGCAGTCTGGGAAAGCTGAGAGATGTGGTAGGATGGGATGAGGATGGAGaatggggtggggatggggatggggagcagGAATGAGCATGCAACAGGGATAGAATGGAGAGCAGCTCGGCACAGTTTGGCTCTGAGCATGTTTTGGCAATGATCATGGAGGTATTAACGTATTGGGAGTTGATTCTGAGAAGCACACAGCTCTTTCATCAAGACTGCCAGCGTTGCCAGCATTCCTGTGTCACCAGTACCTCCAGCatccctctgctgctggagggacAATGACCCCTCAGGGAAGAGAAACAAGGAAATGGTAGAAACCATTCCCTTGTAGGGAAGGGAAGGCAGGCAGAGAATGGACATTCTCCTGGGAAGTAGTGTTTCTAATCCAGAAGAAATTAGGAGCCATTCACAAagacaaagacttttttttttttttctttttttctttttgctttgtgaTAAGAACTCTAAGCCTGTGTAACTCTGACACAGCCAAAGTTGTAAAACCACTTCTGACTGCCCTATGACCCCAGTGAGTCTTGGGGAGCAACACCAGCACAGGACACAGAGGAACAAGAGTGAGTGAGGAGCTCCAGGTGATCTGGGGACGTTCTTCTGCATAGTACAGACCTGAGAGGATCCACTTTGGGATATGGATCCCAAAAGAGCAAAAGGTACCAGAAGGCACAGCTCATCTGGAGCTCATCAGACCCCTATgtctgctgctgccccacaggGAACAGGTCAGTGGAATGTTTTCCTTCCCCCTACCCCAccttcctctcctccagcagctgctctgttcctgcaccctctcccagtgaccccagtgccCTCCCCAGGTCCTCTCTCCGCTCCCCTAATGCTGAAATGGGACTGAACAAACTTTATAACACAATGCAAAGCATGAGGAAGCAGGTATTCTTTACCTGCACAAGACACAGAAGGATCTCTTCTTGTTTTGTGTGTATGGTGAGACTTTACAACAGGTTATTAATGCATTATAACCACATTTGGCATTGAAAAGTGTTGCTTATCTAATACATAAACACCGTTTTCCTAGAACTCATTTCCATGCATCCACCTTCTCCTGGAAGTCCTTTTATGATCCTGGAGGCTTATTAAGAGGGGTCTCTGTAGTGGTCATATTCAGTGGATGCTGCCATATTAAAGGTGACCTTGCCTTGAACTTTTCCTCTGGCCAGGCACTGTTGCTTCTTGTTCCAGAACTTGCCCCAAAACCCCTAAAGGCCTCCTTATCTGTTTCTGCACTGGTTCCTGCCATGTTTGTCATCCTGTGTGCCAGCCTTTACatccttttatcttttttgCCGATTTACTTTTGAACAACTACAGAAGAACTGACAACTTTTATCCTCTATGTTATTTATCAGCCTCCTCCCAAACAGCCAAACCTTCCCACCTTCCTCTCACACCCCACAATTTCTACCACCCTCTGCCCCTGCACATCTCACTCCTCCCCACTGAATCCTTccctctgcagggagctgctgtggagcCTCATGGTCCATCCCTGGATTCTCCAAGCACTGACTCCCCATCCACTCTGACCACAGCCAGGGCCACATCCCACCGCCTGCCCAGCGTCCATCCATGGAGGTGAGCACCGTGTCCCCACCTGCCATCTCACCCACTGAAGGAGCTGATTTGTGTGAGACAGATATTCCCAGTGTGGCCATTCACATTGTGACACTGCTCATCTGCCTCTGTGGGCTGGCTGGGAAcggggctgtgctctgcctccTCCAACTTAAAAGTTGTAACTATCGCATCTTCACCGTGACTGTCATCgacttcctcttccttctcctcacaGTCCCCTCCACCCTGCTCTCCCTGGTGGAGGacatgtcctgctctgctgttgTACCTCTGCTGTacctgaattttcttttcaagctgTCAGATGTCTCCTATTACTGGGGGCTGTACTGGCTGATGCCCAACAACCCTGTGGTGTATATGGATAAcctcttccagctctgctgccgCTGCAAACTTCCTCTGCGCCTGATGTGGTTGCTGAACGGTGTCCAATTCTGGGCCTTCtttgctctcttcactgtcatTCCTGCggtgacatccctgtgcccatcaCACCAGCTGGAGCTCTGCCGGGCAGCTTTCATCTCCATGAACACCATCATCCTGCTCCTCTTGGCTGCACCCCTGCTGGTTTCCAGCACAATTGATTTCATTAAGGCCAAGtggggctcccagcagcagcaacccAAGAGGCGCGACATCGCTATCGCCCTCATTGTGCTCCTCACTCTCCTCCTCATTTTCTGgaatttcctgcagcagctcggTTATCTCAATGTGCCCTCCCAGGCTGTTTTCCTGCTTTACTGCATCAACAGCAGCTTCAAACCCTTCATCTACTTCTTGGTGGGGACCTTCTGGAGGCCCTGCTCTGTGAGATCCCTCCGGCTCTCCCTCCAGAGGGTCTTTGAAGaccagaaaaaataaactgcCTGCAGAAATGATGCCCCAAGAGAGACAGGGGTTTGAGCCTACTGATCCCTTCCACTTCTCTGCTGAAGGACCCCAGGAGAGTGGCGGAAGGATTCCTTGAGCCTCCTGATTAAACAATATCCACGGGATCACCCTCACCATGGTGATGTAtgcctgcaggagaagggagcagGAGCATTGCCTTGGGTGATTTTTGAGGGATGCTCTGAAGGAAGCACATTGGAGCACagctttcctcctccctcctggaTCCACATGGCTCCAGGCAGTGCAGCTGGGCTCAGTGCTGTTCCCCAGCTCTATTCCCCATGGAATGACCCTCATGGCCTTGGCCCCAGGGAATGAACTCCATCTCCTTTGGCTCAGCAGATGAGTTTCATGGTGTTTTCAGGGAGCTCTTGCCGGCAAAGAAGGGGATGTGTTAAACCCTGTTaagccctggggacacacccaGCATGTGGTGTCGGAgatttcccaaatccctgcagggctggtgccccTCGATGGCAGGAAAGGGGTTGGGATCACACGGAGCATCCTTCCCCTTCTGTCCTGCAGAGAcagccctgcattcccagctgATGGGATTCCCAGCTGATGttgacagcagcactgcagctgaggCAGCCAATTGGTGCCCTTATTCTGTTAAGTTCTGTGCGGCCTTGGTTTCGTTTCAATTATGTCAGGTTGAGATTAAAGGTTTAAAAAACTGCCGATTTTTATAAAAGAGTGATCCTATTTGGATGCATTAGAAGGTCCGTGTTGCTTTGTCCCAACTGCTGCAAAATTGAGCACTGAATTTCTTGAATAAACAACATCCAGGCTTCACTGCAGAGCCTGTCTCTGGTGAACAGTGTCCAAAATGgctcatttccttctttccttacTTTATCCCATTGCAAAGCCTATGCCTTGTCTGTGAGCAGGGCAGTACCTGTCTCATTCCAGAGCCCTTCCTAAGGCACATCCCTGCAATGGTTGGGATGATGTTGGCAGTGCCAGGATCTCCTCATTCCTCCTGGGAGAGACCtggccagcagccacagctATTGCTTAGAGGGAAGTTGTCCCTCCTTTTCCCACTGCCTTAAATCCAGGGGAAACCAACATGCCAATGCTTCTGGAAAGGGAAGTGAGAGGGAAAGTTGTGGATGCTGATGCTGAGTCAGGCTTTGGAGACACAATTGAGAGAGAAAGTTTGACAGAGAAGAGAGAGACTTTGACATCTGAGaggcttttctctccctgtctcccttttccctgtccATTGCAAAGCAGAAACTTTCCATGGTGCAACCTCTTGTCCAGGGAAGAACAACTCAGCCAGGGGGTTTCTTTCAAGGTAAGTGCAGGAGGATCATGATCcttcaatgtattttttctaCTTTCCAGCACCTTCCTTGTCTCCTGTGTCACCCAGGCCACTCCCTACCTCAGCATCCTTTCAAAAGAGCAAAGATTTCAAAGCAAAAGTTTTCCTGagtttccctgcccatggcaggaggagagatggaatgagatgatctctatggttccttccaacacaaaccattccatgatgaTTCCCCATGTTATTCAGCATCCACCCCAGGCAGGAGTTCCCCTGCTGcacacagcaccagcctgacagagctcaaggagcatttgcacaatgctctcaggcacaggctgggatttttgggatgtcCTGTGCATGGCCAGGAACTCAAGTGTATGATTCCTGTGGGTTCGTTCCAACTCTGGATATTTATAATTCTATTTCATGATGACTCTGATGAGTCTCTGATGGTTCCACTGTGTTGTCCCTATTCCCTGGCTCTGACACAACCACAAATTCCCTCTGGAAAGCAACACTAACAGAGGGGCTGAATTCCtttgcacagctcccagccaagAAGTAAATCAGCGGGCGGGCACTGCTGTTGGCTCAGGCAAGCAGGACAGAGGTGCTGAGGGCAACGACAGAGAAGTCAAACACCCTCAGCAAGAGCCAGTACCCAAAATCAGCGgtggagaaggggaaggagacaacaggcagcaggagcagggcccagagctTCCCTGGGGGCTGTTTCCatgagcagcacaggagcctggccagcagggcagagcagaacAAGTCAAGGTGAGCACAGAGGAGAGGCAGCTCAGGACCAAAGCCATGAGCGCCAAAGGGCAGAAATTGAGGCTGACAGTGAGCAGGAAGgagagcagccagagcagggcacACAGGAGCACCGGGAAGCGCTGGGAGCAGTGGCAGGGCAGCTGGACACGGGGAGCACAAACAAAGCTGTCACAGCACTGGGGGCTGTCAGAGAGGAGACAGTGGCAGTGAAAGCCAAGGGGATGGTGACCTTCAGGCCAGCTGTCACACGCCACAAGCCAGCTGGTGGCAGAAGCTCTCTGGGACAGAAAATAACCCCAGGGCGATGGTGATGGAGAGCAGGAAGATGAAGCCAGCCATGGCCAGGCTGAGAACACAGGTGGTGAGGGGGTTCCTGCAGCTGTGGAAGCCaaggagcaggagcacagccccattcccaccattccacacaggcacagcagcagcagcagcgtggaAGGCTCTTTGCTCCAGTGCCTGTTGTCACTCTTGGTCCAGTTGTCGTGGTTCTCATTCCAGCTTCCTTTGGATGCCTTCCCACCGGGCTGGCtccagcaggcagggctggctccctCCCTGGCACGGGACAAAGTGCTCATTGTGACacctctgctgcttctccttgcCCTCACACACCTGGAGGGGTGACACACAGAGACACCACAGCAATGCTGCTGTCCCCCAAACGTGtcttttcccatcttttctcACCCACAGCTTCCAtgtggagcagcacagggagaggcGAGGGACAGGACAGTAGGCAAGTAGGATGTGGGAGCCTGGTCTGGTGTGCCTGGCACAAAAGCCAGGGAGATACCTCCTTCCTGGCTGTGGACAggacagagctggaggaggaaaacaattggagaaggaaaagattGCCCATGGAGATAGCAGAGAGCAGATGGCTTTGGGATGGATGTGACCTGGACTCTCAGGTGTCAGGTGATATCACTCAGCTGCTGTAGCATTCCTTCAGGAGGACACTCCTTTGAATATTCCCTCCAATTTCCCACAGTATTTATCACTTTTAATTCCCTACAGATCTCAATTCTCCTCCCATAATTCATAACCAGGCTCCACCCAATGAGGGGGCACTGATTAAGCTGAACGAGAAGAGTCTGACCTTGTTTCCTCTCTCAGCCTGGAGAACTTCACCGCAGTGCACTCACATCTCCTCACACACaccagctgctgtccctggggcGGGATCTTCAGGAGCTTCCCTGGAATGGTCACTTGGGAAAGGGGAGCGAAGCCCGCGGGGTGAGCCCGAGCAGCGTCCGGCGCgggctctgtcccagctcctgccacagcccccTGTTCTCCGTGCTGGCTCGTGTTCTCCAGGGCTCTCACTAACAGGGAACTAGTTCAGAGCCTGGGACGGGATCAGGGCTCTGCTTTCCATCTGCTCTTCACTCTGTCCAGGGACTGAGGAACAGGAGAGAGCCTCAGCAAGGAGACCTAAGGGAAAAGCAGTTTGTCTCCATGTCAGCTTCCTCTTCTGTTTCTAAAGGAACCAAAATCCTCAAATCTTGTATTCTGAGCTGCCTGAACTTGCCCCATATCATTCCAGGGGTGGCTCCTTaggacacagcagcacaaaTGTCCTGTGAAACTTGGATTTCCAgtccaaatcccattttcccacttATATGCCTCAATTTCAGTGGTCATGGACCTTCACCATGCTATTTCTATGAGGATTAATGCAATAATAAATTCTGTGCCAGAGATGGaggcacaggcacacagagggaTGATTTAGGATTTCAGCAATGtaatttctgctgtgaaaatcAAATCAATGTTTATTTGATGGTTTTAATCCTTAGAAATCCTTGCAGGTCTCCCCTGAGTCAATGTATACACTCCCTTGGCAGTCAGACTGCAGCCTACAgtgaattccaggaattcctaGAAAGGTGAGTTGAGATTATTCCTACCCTGATATGTGCCTCAGGAGTCTGCGATGAGCCTGCTGGAAACTGTGGGCCCTGAGACCAGAATTGTCACCTCTCTCCCCTGCTGACACCACATATGTGTCCCCAGCTATGGATTCTCAatctcccacagcccagtccttTCAAGGGCAAACACTTCATGATCCAGGAGATGATGGGGCTCCAGGAGAGGTGGAGAGGGATGTTGGACAAGGACCTGGAGTGACAGGATGAGgagaatggcttcccactgagAAAGAATGGGTTCAGATTGGATATTAAGGAAACAtacttccttgtgagggtggtgacACCCTGGCACAGGTCGCCCAGAGGCATGAGGTCAggtaaaaaaaaccagaaatgctcccatgtctgaggaggaggaggaggaggaggaggagccaTAATGAAGGGCTGGAAAGAGGATCACAGCACTCCAAATCATGGTCCCTAGTAGCTTTCATTGCATCATCAAGGGGATTGGCAGTAATCAGGCTGGGCTCTAAGTGCTGATAGCCTGGCTGCAAGAAACTGAGTGCTGTCCTTCCCTTGGGCTGTGTCAGCCTGCACTGGAATGACAGAAATAGGAATTCTCAGCTCAGTTTTCTTTATTGAAGCCAGGGAAGTTTTTGGCAACGATCCCAGATCTCTTCCCAGAATGGGAGTTGTTTCTGAGAAGCAGCCAAATgcttcagcagtgctgtgagcactcgcagcactgccagcagtccagtgccaccagcaccaccagcagctctctgcagctgcagggacagtgaCCCCTCAGGGTAGGGAAATGAGGAATGGCAGAAACCTGCGAGAGAGGGAAAGCATTTGGAGACTGTCACATTTGGAAGACTGTTTCTAGTCAGGAAGAAATGAGCTGCCATTCAAAGAAATCTGCATGTCAAGATATTTCCActctggcagaaaaaaaacccaagacaaACAACTCTGAGGAAGTGAAATTCTGACGTAGCCAAAGATTCAATTTCCGATTCTCCCACCAAGCCTTGCGAAACAACGGCGGGACAGGGCACAGAGAGGAGCCAGCAGGACAGGACTGGGGAGCTCCTGGTGATCTGGGCACTTTCTCCTTCATGTCACTGACCTGGCAGGAGCCGCTGCAGGACATGGATCCCAAAGGAGCAAGAGGTTCCAGGAAGCGCCGCTGATCTGCACAGACCCCtttgcctgctgctgccccacaggGAACAGGTCAGTggaatgttttccttcctccctgccccaccttcctctcctccagcagctgctctgctcctgccaccctctcccagtgatcccagtgcCCTCCCCAGGTCCTCTCTCTTCTCCTGTGAATCGCAGCTGTATCCTAATTCTGAAATGGGCCTGAACAAACTTTATAACACATTGCAAAGCATTTGGAAGCAGAAATTCTTTACCTCCACAGGACACATAAGGATCTCTTCTTGTATTGCATTTGTGATGAGCCTTTACAACATGTTATTAATGCATTATAACCATATGTAGGCATTAAATAGTGTTGCTCATCTAATGCATAAACACCATTTTCCTAGAACTCATTTCCATCCACCTTCTCCTGGGAGTCCTTTTATGATCCTGGAGTTTTATTAAGAGGGGTCTCTCTGGTGGTTACATTCAATGAATGCTGCCATATTACAGGTGACCTTGCCTGGAACTTTTCCTCTGGCCAGGCACTGTTGTTTCTTGCTCCAGAACTTGCCCCAAAACCTCTAAAGGCCTCCTTATCTGTTTCTGCACTGTTTCCTGCCATGTTTGTCATCCTGTGTGCCAGCCTTTACATCCTGTGAGAAACAACCACCCACTGgttaaaatttttaaaggtttattaaaccttaacaaaaaatacagcaaaaggACAAAATGGTTGGGAgcttccctcctggctgcctaACACGTGTCTGGCTCATGTTCAGGATGGATGCTTCACCTTTGATACCCTGGTTGGATTGCATCAGCTAAACCTGCCCCCCCCACAAAATCTGTCAGtcagctcttctttgctgttCATTGCTGAGGCCTGCTTTCCTGCAACTTCATTGGAGGGTCAGGTGTTGTCCTGCTGCAcacccccaccccagcagcaaGCTTTGGTGCAGGCCTTCTTTCTGCCTGTCCTAGATGACTCGAGATCTCTGATGGAAACAGtacagagggggaaaggggactATGGGGAGAACAGGGGGCAGCTAAGCAACAGACTAAAGAACATAATTATACATCAATAAAGCTTCTCTTAAGATTCACACAGTATTCATCCCTTAACTGCGAAAGCAAATCATCTCATGATCCATCTATAATATACCCTTTTAAATTTTGGCCACTTTACTTTTGAACAACTTCAGAAGAAGTGAAAATGTTTATTCTCTATGTTATTTCTCAGCCTCCTGCAGAACAGCCCAACCCtcccaccccaccatttccACGGCTCTCCACCCCTGCACATCTCACTCCTCCCCACTGAATCCTTCccactgcagggagctgctgaggagcctCATGGTCCATCCCTGGATTCTCCAAGCACTGACTCCCCATCCATGCTGACCACAGCCAGGGCCACATCCCACCGCCTGCCCAGTGTCCATCCATAGGGATGAGCACCTTGTCCCCCCCTGCCATCTCACCACTGAAGGGGACAGTCTGTGTGAGATAGATGTCCCCAGCATGGCCATAGACAGTGTGACACTGCTCATCTGCCTCTGTGGGCTGGCTGGGAACggggctgtgctctgtgtcCTTGGGTTCTGCATCCAGAGGGACACCATGAAACCCATCACTGCCTGCATCCTTGGCCTGGCCATCATCaacttcctcttcctcatcttcaTGGTCTCCTCCactctgctcttcctgctggAGGATTTGTCCTGCTCTGCCATCACGTCCCCAGCGTACATaagcttccttttcctcctcttgctGATGTTCCACAGCGTAGGGCTGTACCAGCTGATGGCCATCAGCATCGAGAGGTGCAGGTGCATCCTCTGCCCACGTGGGCTCTTCTGCCACCTTCCCCAGGACCTGTCATGGGTGCTGGTGAGTGCCATGCTCTGGGCCCTTTCCATCACTGCCATCGCTGCCATTTCTGTGGTGACTTCCCTGTCCAAGTCACAGGAACACAAGCTCTGCTGGAGGCTCTCATCTCCCTCTACATCCTCAACCT comes from the Taeniopygia guttata chromosome 5, bTaeGut7.mat, whole genome shotgun sequence genome and includes:
- the LOC140684209 gene encoding LOW QUALITY PROTEIN: proto-oncogene Mas-like (The sequence of the model RefSeq protein was modified relative to this genomic sequence to represent the inferred CDS: inserted 3 bases in 3 codons); the encoded protein is MRSGMSTLSPPAISPXEGDSLCEIDVPSMAIDSVTLLICLCGLAGNGAVLCVLGFCIQRDTMKPITACILGLAIINFLFLIFMVSSTLLFLLEDLSCSAITSPAYISFLFLLLLMFHSVGLYQLMAISIERCRCILCPRGLFCHLPQDLSWVLVSAMLWALSITAIAAISVVTSLSKSQEHKLCXEALISLYILNLLVFAPSVVISSTIPFIHFKGSSQLQQFKRLDITVFLTVLLTLPLSLWNFLQQLGCTTVSPQVVLLFXCMHSSINPFIFFSVTKCWRCCAAPWSLSGSASRRSLGSLKENLPTGMMPAGTRGAEPVKPFNFPNAGPWGSG
- the LOC140680234 gene encoding mas-related G-protein coupled receptor member D-like, coding for MEVSTVSPPAISPTEGADLCETDIPSVAIHIVTLLICLCGLAGNGAVLCLLQLKSCNYRIFTVTVIDFLFLLLTVPSTLLSLVEDMSCSAVVPLLYLNFLFKLSDVSYYWGLYWLMPNNPVVYMDNLFQLCCRCKLPLRLMWLLNGVQFWAFFALFTVIPAVTSLCPSHQLELCRAAFISMNTIILLLLAAPLLVSSTIDFIKAKWGSQQQQPKRRDIAIALIVLLTLLLIFWNFLQQLGYLNVPSQAVFLLYCINSSFKPFIYFLVGTFWRPCSVRSLRLSLQRVFEDQKK
- the LOC115490544 gene encoding mas-related G-protein coupled receptor member H; translation: MEVTTVSPSAISPTEGADLCETDIPSVAIHIVTLLICLCGLAGNGAVLCLLELKICNDGIFTLAVIDFLFLLLTIPFALLSLVEDISCFPVVPLLYLNFLFKLSVLSYYWGLYWLMPNTPVVYMEKIFPLCCRCELPQRLFWVLGSVQYWAFFALFTVLPTVTSLCPSEEQGHCRAALISMYTIILLLFVAPMVISSIIDFIKAKPGSQQQQPKRRDIVTVLIVLLTLLLIICDFLQQLGYLDVPSLVFFLFPCINSSFKPFTYFLAGRCWRPCSVRSLRPSLQRVFEEQKEKSGNTDDPAMDTMI